GACCGTCGTCAGCGCCGCCAACTGCCTCCTCATCAAGAAGCGCCTGCTGAGCATGGCCTACTACATGGCCTATCAAAACGCCTCCACCATCGACGCCCTCAAGCAGCGCAACGACGCCGCGGTCAAGGCCGTCATGGCTGCCAATTGACGCCCGCCCTTACCTTATATATATGAGAGAAAACCGAAGCGCCCGCCTCTACGCTCGCCAAAGCGACGGCGAGGACGTTGCCCTTTTCGAGGGGGGGAACCCGCTACCCTTCTTTTGGCTCATGCTGCTCGGCCGTGAGGACGTCGAGCTGTACTGCATACGCATGCGCCGGCTCATCGCTGCCGGAACCTCACCTTCACACGCCACCCTCCGCCTCGACAAGCTGCAAGCCCTCATGCAGGCCACCATCCGGCGCCCCTATCTGGAGCGACATTTCGCCTCTTGGCTCGGACTCTTCGACGACTGGATCTACTTCCTCCAGATCTCCGACTTCTCGGATATGAAGATCTATCTCGACCTCTACAGCGTCAGCCTCTACTATCCCACCCTCAGCCAGTTTGAGGATAGTCTCCTCCGCGCCCTCGACTGTTTCGATCGCAACATCGCTACCGGTTACGAGGAGTCGATCGCCGGCACCTGTGGCCACGAAGCCCACAATCGCAACCGCCGACGCTTCGAGCGCTTCTCAGAAAGCTATCGGGTCAAGGCGCAAGACGACATCTACGGACTCTCCAACCGTCGCATCCATTTGGAGAGAAACTCCCTGCCCAACGAACGTGGCCGCTTCGCCACGCTGGCCTTCCTCCTGGCCCTCATCACTCTGGTGATCGCCGCCATCGTGGGGCTACTCATTATCAAGAAATAATCGCATACACACATCAAGAGACCTATTATAGAATGACTGAAGAAAAGAAACTGGAGACCGTCGTGAGCGGTATCCGCCCCACGGGCAATCTGCATCTGGGCAACTATTTCGGAGCCGTCAAGAGCTTTCTGCGCATGCAGGACGAGTATCGCTGCTTCTTCTTTATTGCCGACTGGCACTCCCTGACCACCCACCCGCGCCCCGTCGACATCCGGCGCAGCGTCCGCACCATCCTCTCCGAATACCTCGCCTGCGGCCTCGACCCCGACAAAGCCGCCATCTATATCCAAAGCGACGTCCATGAGGTGCTTGAGCTTTACCTCTACCTCAACATGAACGCCTACCTCGGCGAGCTCGAGCGTGTCACCACCTTCAAGGAGAAAGTCCGCCAGCAACCCGACAACGTCAACGCCGGTCTCCTGACCTATCCTACCCTCATGGCCTCCGACATCCTCATCCACCGTGCCGTCAAGGTGCCCGTCGGCAAGGATCAGGAGCAGAACATGGAGATGGCCCGCAAGTGTGCCCGCCGCTTCAACATGATCTACGAGACCGACTTCTTCCCCGAGCCTGCCTCCTTCCACCTTACTGAGCGTGCCGTCAAGGTGCCCGGCCTCGACGGTTCCGGCAAGATGGGCAAGAGCGAAGGCAACGCCATCTATCTCGTCGATGACGAAGCGACGATCCGCAAAAAGGTCATGAAAGCCGTCACCGACTCCGGCCCCACCACCCCTGACAGTCCCAAACCCGAGCCCATTCAGAACCTCTTTACGATGATGGAGATCGTCTCCTCTCGCGACACCTACGACTTCTTCAACGACCAATACAACCGTTGCGCCATCCGCTACGGCGACATGAAGAAGCAGCTCGCCGCCGACATCAACGCCTTCTGTGCCCCCATCCGCGAACGCATACTCGACATCGCCGCCAATGAAGCCTATCTCGACAAAGTAGCTCGTGAAGGCGCAGAGAAAGCGGCAGAGAGCGCCTCGAGTACCATCAAGGAAGTTCGCCGAATCATCGGCTTCAGAACTGCTCCGTAATACGTTCTGGGGCACATGGCGTGAAAAAATATTTGCGCATACCGATACGCCGTATGCCGATTCGTCTACTTTTGCGCCGCTCTTTCAGAGCAAATAATAAGAGAAAAGAAGATGCATAAACAGATCATCATAGCACGCGCCCGGGTGAAAGTCGGCAGAGAGAACGCTTTCATCGACTCCGCAAAGAAGCTGGCCGATATGGCACGCACTGAGCCCGGTAACCTCTGCTATTCCTTCTATCGCTCCGTTACGGAGCCAGAGAACTTCATCTTTTACGAGGAGTATAAGGATGCCGTTGCGGTAACTGCCCACGCCTCATCAGAGGCCTTCAAAGCCTTTACTGAAGCGGTAAGAGAGCTGCTGGATGGCGATTTAATCGTGGATAAATACTAAGCAAATAGCCCGCAAGGCGTCACTCTTATTTGGGAAAAAAAACGTTTTTCGTGTTGCGAAACATTTTTCTGCTACCTTTGCGGCGAATTAGACCAATCAGATTTTAAATTCAAACGAGATGAAAAAGATTTCAATGTTTTTGGTGGCTTCGGCCATGGTAATGATGGTTGCTTGCAACAACAAGAGTGCAGCAACTGAAGGTGAAACGACAGATTCTACGGCTGTAGAAGCTCCGGCTCCCGCAGCTGAGGCCGCTCCTGCTGAGGGTGGAAGCGCATTCGATCAGTATCTGAGCCTTGTTGACGAGATGCTTCCTCTGTATGAGAAGGCAGCTGCCGGTGAAGCTGAGGCTAATCAGAAGCTGGCAGAGCTGGGACAGAAGATGCAGGACTTGGCTCCGAGTCTTCAGAACGAAGCAGCCAACCTGACACCGGAGCAGACGCAGAAGTATCAGGAAGCTATGCAGAAGCTGGCTGAGGCCGCTAAGAAAGCTCAGGAGAAGAAGTAAGTTCTACCCTTATTTCTGGCAAGAAAATGAAGAAGGCAATCCGCGTAAGCGGGTTGCCTTCTTGTCGATATATACCTCTGCATAGTGGTCACAGCTAGGGCAACCGCATCAAAACCATACCTACGTCCCAGTCGTCCCAGTCGTCTGCTTATCTACGGAGATCCCACCCACACGTGGTTCTGCTTTCCGTAGGGGTACAGACATTAAAACCACGCGTGGTTCTGCTTTCCGTAGGGGTACAGACATCAAAACCACGCGTGGTTTTGCTTTCCGTAGGGGTACAGACATCAAAACCACGCGTGGTTTTGCTTTCCGTAGGGGTACAGACATCAAAACCACGCGTGGTTCTGCTTTCCGTAGGGGTACAGACATTAAAACCACACGTGGTTCTGCTTTCCGTAGGGGTACAGACATTAAAACCACGCGTGGGTGGGATCTCCGTAGGGCCGTGGAGAGTAAAAAAGCGCCTCAGGCCCGCAGCTATTTGGGTGCGGTGGCCTTAGAGTGGTCAGCCCTGCCACTCAGTGTGATACAAAGCAGTCTCTATCTTTGGCGCCCGAAATGAAGTACAGCATATACACCTTCACCTTCCTCTTGGGAATCCTGTATATCACGGCCGTATCCGCGCAA
The sequence above is drawn from the Tannerella serpentiformis genome and encodes:
- the trpS gene encoding tryptophan--tRNA ligase, with product METVVSGIRPTGNLHLGNYFGAVKSFLRMQDEYRCFFFIADWHSLTTHPRPVDIRRSVRTILSEYLACGLDPDKAAIYIQSDVHEVLELYLYLNMNAYLGELERVTTFKEKVRQQPDNVNAGLLTYPTLMASDILIHRAVKVPVGKDQEQNMEMARKCARRFNMIYETDFFPEPASFHLTERAVKVPGLDGSGKMGKSEGNAIYLVDDEATIRKKVMKAVTDSGPTTPDSPKPEPIQNLFTMMEIVSSRDTYDFFNDQYNRCAIRYGDMKKQLAADINAFCAPIRERILDIAANEAYLDKVAREGAEKAAESASSTIKEVRRIIGFRTAP
- a CDS encoding putative quinol monooxygenase is translated as MHKQIIIARARVKVGRENAFIDSAKKLADMARTEPGNLCYSFYRSVTEPENFIFYEEYKDAVAVTAHASSEAFKAFTEAVRELLDGDLIVDKY